A window from Streptosporangiales bacterium encodes these proteins:
- a CDS encoding HoxN/HupN/NixA family nickel/cobalt transporter: MTEAAAGRWSRAERLRLSGMVGVIALIHVAGWSLYLYYASNLAAATTFAGAGSLAYALGVRHAFDADHIAAIDDTTRLMLQRGRRPVGVGFFFAMGHSSVVLALSLVVAVAAGAATSAGVDAFRSYGTVVAAFVAMTFLLLVAVLNAMVLVGVAKLWRRMTRGELDERELELQLVNRGLMNRMLGGRARSLIRSSWHMFPVGLLFGLGLETASEVTLLTLSASTATAGALPALAVLTLPLLFAAGMSALDTFDSLLMTRAYSWAFRSPARKLYYNLATTGMTVVVALFVGTVYLAGLLADQAHVAGPVAAYASLGDHFELLGYVIVGVFLVAWLGAAVAWRVGGLERKYGASR; the protein is encoded by the coding sequence ATGACCGAGGCTGCCGCCGGCAGGTGGAGCAGGGCGGAGCGGCTGCGGCTGTCCGGCATGGTGGGTGTGATCGCGCTCATCCACGTCGCCGGCTGGTCGCTGTACCTCTACTACGCCTCCAACCTCGCCGCCGCGACCACGTTCGCCGGCGCCGGCTCGCTCGCGTACGCGCTCGGTGTGCGGCACGCGTTCGACGCCGACCACATCGCGGCGATCGACGACACGACCAGGCTGATGCTGCAACGCGGCCGCAGACCTGTCGGCGTCGGCTTCTTCTTCGCGATGGGCCACTCCTCCGTGGTGCTTGCCCTCTCGCTGGTCGTCGCGGTCGCCGCGGGTGCGGCCACGTCGGCGGGGGTCGACGCGTTCCGCTCGTACGGCACCGTGGTCGCCGCGTTCGTGGCGATGACGTTCCTGCTCCTCGTCGCCGTACTCAACGCGATGGTCCTCGTCGGCGTCGCGAAGCTGTGGCGCAGGATGACCCGAGGCGAGCTGGACGAGCGTGAGCTCGAGCTGCAGCTGGTCAACCGCGGCCTGATGAACCGGATGCTCGGCGGGCGCGCACGCAGCCTGATCCGTTCCTCCTGGCACATGTTCCCCGTCGGCCTGCTGTTCGGCCTCGGGCTGGAGACGGCCTCCGAGGTCACCCTGCTGACCCTGTCGGCGAGCACCGCGACGGCAGGCGCATTGCCCGCGCTCGCGGTGCTCACCCTGCCGCTGCTGTTCGCCGCGGGCATGAGCGCGCTCGACACGTTCGACAGCCTGCTGATGACGCGGGCGTACTCGTGGGCCTTCCGCAGCCCGGCGCGCAAGCTCTACTACAACCTCGCCACGACGGGTATGACCGTCGTCGTGGCGCTCTTCGTAGGCACCGTGTACCTCGCGGGGCTGCTCGCCGACCAGGCGCACGTCGCCGGACCCGTCGCCGCGTACGCGTCGCTCGGCGACCACTTCGAGCTGCTCGGGTACGTCATCGTCGGCGTGTTCCTGGTCGCCTGGCTGGGTGCCGCGGTCGCCTGGCGGGTAGGCGGCCTCGAGCGGAAGTACGGAGCGTCGCGATGA
- a CDS encoding 4Fe-4S dicluster domain-containing protein, protein MAAVITACQGCGACLLTCPERAIRPEGGELVVLEDRCTDCGECVEICPVDAITLTTEGAPT, encoded by the coding sequence ATGGCTGCCGTGATCACCGCGTGTCAGGGCTGCGGCGCCTGCCTGCTCACCTGCCCGGAACGCGCGATCAGACCCGAGGGCGGCGAGCTCGTCGTCCTCGAGGACCGCTGCACCGACTGCGGCGAGTGCGTCGAGATCTGCCCTGTCGACGCGATCACCCTCACCACGGAAGGGGCACCGACATGA
- a CDS encoding precorrin-8X methylmutase, whose protein sequence is MTRTVSAIERESYEILRSRVDTGRLPPLTRAVVERVVHASADLDYVTDLACEEVDLVRGAAALRSGAPVVADVEMVAAGITAHDVVCRIRDARAGEGVTRSAAAVRLAYGDVGPGAVWVVGNAPTALTEILALGVRPALVVGLPVGFVGAVESKRDLRASGLPAVSNRGEKGGSAVAAAALNALLYLEDS, encoded by the coding sequence ATGACGCGTACGGTCAGCGCGATCGAGCGGGAGTCGTACGAGATCCTCCGGTCTCGTGTCGACACCGGACGGTTGCCGCCGCTGACCAGAGCGGTCGTGGAACGGGTCGTGCACGCGAGCGCCGACCTCGACTACGTCACCGACCTGGCGTGCGAGGAGGTCGACCTCGTCCGCGGCGCGGCGGCGTTGCGTTCCGGAGCACCCGTGGTCGCCGACGTCGAGATGGTGGCCGCGGGCATCACGGCCCACGACGTGGTCTGTCGCATCCGCGACGCACGCGCCGGCGAAGGCGTCACCAGGTCCGCGGCCGCGGTGCGGCTCGCGTACGGCGACGTCGGCCCGGGCGCGGTGTGGGTCGTAGGCAATGCGCCCACCGCGCTGACGGAGATCCTCGCGCTCGGCGTCCGGCCCGCGCTCGTCGTCGGGTTGCCCGTCGGGTTCGTCGGTGCCGTCGAATCGAAGCGCGACCTGCGCGCCAGTGGACTGCCCGCGGTGAGCAACCGCGGTGAGAAAGGTGGCTCCGCCGTCGCGGCGGCCGCCCTGAACGCCCTGCTCTACCTGGAGGACAGCTGA
- the cobJ gene encoding precorrin-3B C(17)-methyltransferase yields the protein MIGLVSATAAGRIAATRLAEAWPDGTRDYPVAALADAWRECDALVCFLATGATVRLVAPLLEDKHDDPAVVCVDERSRHAVALLGGHGAGANALAARVADVLGAEPVVTTATDASGVPGLDTLGWPVEGAVAAVSRAMLDGSRVRLAADATWPLPAFPPNVGGSGTHSVVVTERLVATDPTTVVLRPPALVVGVGASRGVGVDEVDALVRTALEDAGFSPLSVCAVVTVDAKRDEWGIAGAAARNGWPVRTYSALRLASVEVPNPSDAALAAVGTASVAEAAALVEGAELVVQKRKSAMATVAVARVRPRGRLALVGLGPGARDLLTPRAVAELRRASVVVGLDQYVAQVRDLFRPGTRVLESGLGSEEERARAAVGEAAAGHAVALIGSGDAGVYAMASPALDVAGDDIDVVVVPGVTANLAASALLGAPLGHDHAVVSLSDLHTPWPVIERRTRAAAEADLVVTFYNPRSRGRDWQLGKALAVLAEHRPPSTPLGVVRDASRPGERVELTTLAELDVGRVDMSCVVVVGSSQTRLRAGRMVTPRGYRWLP from the coding sequence ATGATCGGCCTGGTGTCCGCGACCGCGGCGGGACGCATTGCTGCCACGCGGCTGGCCGAGGCGTGGCCGGACGGCACGCGCGACTACCCGGTGGCCGCGCTGGCCGACGCCTGGCGGGAGTGCGACGCGCTCGTCTGCTTCCTCGCGACAGGAGCGACCGTGCGGCTCGTCGCGCCGCTGCTCGAGGACAAGCACGATGACCCTGCCGTGGTGTGCGTCGACGAACGGAGCAGGCACGCCGTCGCGCTCCTCGGCGGTCACGGTGCCGGCGCCAACGCGCTCGCCGCACGGGTCGCCGACGTCCTCGGCGCCGAACCGGTCGTCACCACGGCGACCGACGCCAGCGGCGTCCCCGGCCTCGACACCCTCGGCTGGCCCGTGGAGGGTGCCGTCGCGGCGGTGAGCAGGGCGATGCTCGACGGCAGCCGGGTGCGGTTGGCGGCGGACGCGACCTGGCCGCTGCCCGCGTTCCCGCCCAACGTCGGCGGTTCCGGCACGCACAGCGTCGTCGTCACCGAGAGGCTCGTCGCCACCGACCCCACCACCGTCGTCCTCCGCCCACCCGCGCTCGTCGTCGGCGTCGGAGCCAGCCGCGGTGTCGGCGTCGACGAGGTCGACGCGCTCGTGCGCACGGCCCTGGAGGACGCCGGCTTCTCGCCGCTGTCGGTGTGTGCGGTGGTCACGGTCGACGCGAAGCGCGACGAGTGGGGCATCGCCGGGGCCGCGGCGAGGAACGGCTGGCCGGTGCGCACGTACTCGGCGCTCAGGCTCGCCTCCGTCGAGGTGCCGAACCCCAGCGACGCGGCGCTTGCCGCGGTGGGCACGGCGAGCGTCGCCGAGGCCGCGGCCCTCGTCGAGGGTGCGGAGCTGGTCGTGCAGAAGCGCAAGTCGGCGATGGCCACGGTCGCCGTGGCGAGGGTCCGGCCCCGCGGCCGGTTGGCGCTGGTCGGTCTCGGTCCCGGTGCCCGCGACCTGCTCACTCCACGGGCCGTCGCTGAGCTGCGTCGTGCGTCTGTCGTCGTCGGGCTGGACCAGTACGTGGCCCAGGTGCGCGACCTGTTCCGGCCGGGGACACGTGTGCTGGAGAGTGGTCTCGGTTCCGAGGAGGAGCGGGCACGTGCCGCCGTCGGCGAGGCCGCGGCAGGGCATGCCGTCGCGCTGATCGGGTCGGGTGACGCCGGTGTGTACGCGATGGCCAGCCCGGCGCTCGACGTCGCGGGCGACGACATCGACGTGGTCGTCGTGCCAGGCGTCACGGCGAACCTCGCGGCGTCCGCGCTGCTCGGTGCCCCGCTCGGCCACGACCACGCCGTCGTCTCGCTGTCCGACCTGCACACGCCGTGGCCGGTCATCGAGCGTAGGACGCGAGCCGCGGCAGAGGCGGACCTGGTCGTCACCTTCTACAACCCGCGCAGCCGCGGCCGCGACTGGCAGCTGGGCAAGGCACTCGCCGTCCTGGCCGAGCACCGGCCGCCGTCGACGCCCCTCGGCGTGGTGCGTGACGCGAGCCGTCCGGGCGAGCGGGTGGAACTGACCACGCTCGCCGAGCTCGACGTCGGCCGCGTGGACATGTCGTGCGTCGTCGTGGTCGGCAGCTCGCAGACCCGGCTCAGGGCCGGGCGGATGGTGACACCGCGGGGGTACCGATGGCTGCCGTGA